Below is a genomic region from Delftia tsuruhatensis.
GATGTCACGCAAGCCGGCAAACAGATCCTTGAACACATTGGCCCCCAGGATGGCCTCCCCCGCGACCACGCCGCAGTAGCGGGTGATGCGTCGGCCTTCGATCTGGGGGGTGGTGGTGATGATCATGTGGATTCCTCTCGGGTTGGACAACGAAGGCCAGTCTGCCATGCCTGCATGCCTGTCCGGCAAACCAGGGGTCAGCTGTGGCAGCATCGGCCTGCAACCATCTTCTGCGCATGATCTCCATCCATCCCATTGAAATCCACGCCTGGCCCCACTACCGCGACCTGCGCCTGCGCGCCCTGCTCGACAGCCCGGACGCCTTCGGCAGCACGCATGCCCAGGAAGTGGGGAGAACCGACGAGGCCTGGTCCGCACGCGCGGCAATGGCCGCGTCTTCGGAGCGCGACCGGCTGCTGCTGGCCTTCGACGGAGACACGCCCTGCGGCCTGCTGTGGTGCAAGCTGTCCATGGACGAACCCGGCAGGGCCGATCTCTATCAGATGTGGGTGGCGCCCGCCTCGCGCGGGAAAGGCGCGGGACGGGCGCTGCTGCAAGCCGCGCTGTCCTGGGCGGCCCAGGCGGGCGCAAGGCGTGCGCGCCTGGGCGTGACGGTCGGGGACACCCCAGCCATGCGCCTGTACCTGGCCCTGGGCTTCGTGCCGGTGGGCCTGCCCGAGCCCTTGCGCGAGGGCAGCCACTGCATGGCGCAGACCATGGAGCGGGCGCTGGGTCCTGGTTGAGCCGCCGCGCCCGCCCTGCAGCCACTTCAGGCGTGGCTGACCGGGCAACCGCCCGCGTGTCCCATGATGCTGTCCGCCGGCGCCTGCGCGCGGTCATGCAGGCCATAGTCGCGCAGGACCTGGGTCACACGCACGCGGTAGTCCTTGAAGATCTTGTCGCGGCCGGCGCGCTGGGCGGAGAGGTGGGCCTCGACATTGCGCCATTGGACGACGGCCTCCTCGTCGCGCCAGGTGGTGACGGACATGACCTTTTCCGGGTTGAGCGTGCTCTGGAAGCATTCCACGGAAATGAAGCCCTCCATGGGCTTGAGCATGGGGGTGAGCTTGTTGACCAGGTCCACATAGGTCTGGTTCTGGCCGGGCATGGCCTGCAGTTCGAACAACACGACTACCATCTTCGACTCTCCTTCTTATGGAACAAACATCCCGCAACCGCCAGGGGCGGCGGCTGCGGCGTGGGGAAACGGGTGGGCAGGCCGGCCGGTCAGCGCCGGCCGGCCAGATTCGCCAGCCAGCCGGCGAGCACGCCATGCGCGGCCAGCGCCAGCAGGCCGCCGTATTTCTGGGCGTCGGCGCGCAGGGTGCGTGGGTCCACCCCCGCCGCGCCCAGCTCGCAGGCATGGCCGACCAGCCAGCGCTCCAGCCGGGCGGCATCGGCCTCCAGATGGAACTGCAGACCCAGGACCTGGGTGCCCACGGAAAAGGCCTGGTTGGCACCTATGGGCGTACTGGCCAGATGCACCGCGCCTTCGGGAATGTCGAACTGGTCGCCATGCCAGTGCAGCACGGGCACGCCATCGAGCCTGGCCAGGGGCGAGGCCAGGCCCGCATCGCTGAGGGTCAGGGGCGAGAAGCCGATTTCCTTGACGCCCAGCGGATAGACCCGGGCCCCCAGGGCGCGTGCGATCAATTGCGCCCCCAGGCAGATGCCCAGCAGCGGCTTGCCGCCGTCGAGCCAGCGGCGCACGAGGGCGAGTTCCTGCGCGACGAAGGGGTAAAGGGCCTCGTCATAGGCCCCGATGGGGCCGCCCAGCACGACCAGCAGGTCGGCACGGGCCAGGTCCAGGGTGTCCAGCGGTCCCACGGTGGGGTCCACATACTGCACCTCGTAGCCGTGATCGGCGAGTTCGGCATGCAGGGTGCCGAGGTCTTCGAAGTGGATGTGGCGCAGTGCAATGGCTTTTTTCATGCGATGGTTTTCCGGAAAAGTCAGGTGGCGGATCGCGCGCCCGGTGCTACGCACCGGGCTTGAGGTCGATGGATATGTGGCCGGATGTGGGGAAAGTGCAGCAGGCCAGCGCGTAGCCCGCGTCCTTTTCCTTGTCGCTGAGGCAGAAGTCGGCTTCCAGCCGCGAGCTTCCGCCTCTGACGCGGATGCGGCAACTGCCGCAGATGCCGGCACGGCACTGGCTTCGGATCGCCACGCCCACACCTTCCAGGATTTCCAGCAGGCTTTGGCCGGACCGGGCCTCGATGATCTGCCCGCTGTGCGCGATCTCCAGCCTGCACGCCTGCGGTGCTTCACCTGCCTGCACGGCAGCCGCTGCCGGCGGCGTGAAGGCCTCGATGTGCTGGATGGCGCCAGGAAAGCAGGCCCGCGCGTGTTCGCGGAAGGTCTGCGCAAAGGCATGGCCGCCGCAGATGACCACGGCCTGGGGCTCGCCCAGGGCCCGCAGGCAATCCTGGGAGGGACGACCGGGCACGAAAGGGCCATGGGCGGCGATGTCTTCCCGCGTGATGTGGATGCGCAGCTCGAACCAGTCCGCCGAGGCGGCCAGTTGCCGCAGCTCCTCCAGGAACGGGATGTCGCCAATGCGGGGGAAGCACAGCAGCAGCGTGGTGCGCGGCACGCGCCGGCCTCCGCGCTCCAGGCGCTCCAGTTCACGCAACAGCGCCAGAGGCAGGGTCAGGCCGATGCCACCGGCCAGCATGGCCAGCGAGTCCAGGCCCAGCAGCAGATCGGCGGTGATTTCGCCGGACACGTGGTTGACGGGAAGCACGCAGCCCTCGCCCAGCACCGCGTGCATGTGGTCGGAGACACTGCCGCGCCCCGAACTCTTGACAGCGATCTCGAACAGCCCGCCCTCCCCCTGGCGGGTAATGGAGTACAGCCGCTCCTGGACGAGGCCGCTGGCGTCGGGGTGTTGCAAGGCGGCGTGCCGCCCCGGGCGCAGGCTGTCGAGGAACGGTGCCGGTGCATCCAGCGCGCGCAGGGTGTAGACCCTCACGCCGCCCGCCTGTGTCTGGACCGCCTCGCAGCGTGCCTGGATCACGGTGCTCATGCGCGCATCCCCTCGTAGACCGAGGACACCAGGGCCACGTCGCCACCCAGGTTGCGCCCGGCCAGGCCGATACGGTCGATCAGGGCCTGGACCGAGTCGGTGTAGACGCCGATCTCGTTGCTGTCGCCCACGTCGTGCAGGATGTCACGCGCCCCGGGCAGGCCGACCATCGAGAAGACCGTGGACCATGCGCCCAGCTCGTTGTTGGCGAACATCTGCACGGTCTTGAGGATGATGGAGCGCAGGTAGGAGCGCTCGCGGTTGCTCAGTCCCTGGACGATGTCGGTGGCCACGGAGCTGAAGACACTGGAGTGGCTCCACTCGTCCACGGCGTGGGTCCGCGTGACCTCGTGGCAGATGGGCTGGATGGAGCGGTCCTCGGCCATGGTCTTGAGGTAGTCGGTGATCAGGGTTTCGCTGGCGCAGGCAATGGCGAACCGCGCCAGGCGCCGCTCCCATTCGGCTCCACACTGGGCCAGCACGCCGTTGCGCCAGCCGACGAGGTTGAAGTCGGAATACTCCAGCGGCGGCAGGCCGCGCATTTCATAGATGTAGTTGCAGGCCATGATGGACATGCGCGTGTGCAGTGCCTCATCCAGCAGGGCCTGGGACATCACGTCCTGCAGCAGGGCGCGGTTGGCGCTGGGCGGCGGCGTCTTGATGATGTCCTCGCAGGCCGGAGTGACCACGTTGCACTCGATGTAGATGGTCTTGAGGTTGTAGATGCCCCAGGCATAGGACAGACACCGGTCCTTCAGGTCCTGCGGCGCCTCGCGCCACGCCTGGTGATCGCGGAAAGGCAGCAGCGAGGCGGTGAAATCCTTTCTGGCCGGGTCGAAGGCCAGCCCGCAGTAGTCGGGCAGGTCCTGGTTCACGGCCGCCCTGGTTTTCCAGAGCATGGACAGCTTCTTCAGCGCATCGCGCACGGCATCATCGGTTTCAGAGACATTCGGTTTCATGCTTCACCTCCATGTGATCGAACTACCTTGATTTGAATCAAATCGGCGATTCCCGCCCCCCTGCCGCTCATCCGTCGTGAATGCCATTGGCACACTGCGCCGGATACGTCGTCATGGTTTTCTTGGCTCTGTCATATTCCATTCTGGCGTAATCGACCGGAACCTTTTTTCACGAATACAGCATTTGCATGCAGCCATTACTTTCAAGGTCTGGCGGCGAATTCTAGGTATGCGAATTGAGCACGATCAGACCTATTTGACGCACCGTACCAGACCGCTTTTCCGAATCGCCCGCCCTATCTCCCTCATACGGACCCGAAGTACTCCCTCGCAACCCAGGCTTTGTCCAGCCACGCTCTGCGCATGATCCCCCAATGCAATCAATTGGCATGCCACCTTAATTGGTCTGCCATAAACATGAAACATGGTAGGAGGCGCAACTGCGGTTCTTTGTAGACTGCTCCATTTCCGATGCAGCCTGGAGTTTCAAGGAATATGAAACCCGCCCCACGTTTTCCCCGCCTTCACAGTCAATGCGATATGGACGATTTCCTGCTTCCCAAAGTCAATTCACTGGATCTTCAGCAGGCGGACAGTGAGGCCTGGGAGGCGATAGATGCGGAGCGCATACGCCAGTCACGCTCCATTGAATTGATCGCCTCGGAGAATTTCGTCAGCCGGGCCGTCCTGGAGGCGCAAGGCTCGGTGTTGAACAACAAATATGCCGAAGGCTATCCAGGCATTCGCTATTACGGGGGCTGCGCCCATGCCGATGCCGTGGAAAGCCTGGCCATCGCCCGTGCCAGACAGCTGTTCGGCTGCACCCACGCCAACGTGCAGCCGCATTCCGGCAGCCAGGCCAACCAGGGCGTCTACCTCGCCTTCCTGGAACCCGGAGACACGATCATGGGACTGGATCTGCGCTCGGGCGGCCACCTGACGCATGGCTCCAGGGTGAGCGTGTCGGGCAAATGGTTCCGCTCGGTCAGCTACGAGGTGGACCCCATGTCCCAGCGCATCGACATGGACGAGGTCCGGCGCATCGCGAGGCAGGAGAGCCCCCGGCTCATCATCGCGGGCGGCTCCGCCTACTCACGGGTCATGGACTTCGG
It encodes:
- a CDS encoding GNAT family N-acetyltransferase; amino-acid sequence: MISIHPIEIHAWPHYRDLRLRALLDSPDAFGSTHAQEVGRTDEAWSARAAMAASSERDRLLLAFDGDTPCGLLWCKLSMDEPGRADLYQMWVAPASRGKGAGRALLQAALSWAAQAGARRARLGVTVGDTPAMRLYLALGFVPVGLPEPLREGSHCMAQTMERALGPG
- a CDS encoding antibiotic biosynthesis monooxygenase family protein, whose protein sequence is MVVVLFELQAMPGQNQTYVDLVNKLTPMLKPMEGFISVECFQSTLNPEKVMSVTTWRDEEAVVQWRNVEAHLSAQRAGRDKIFKDYRVRVTQVLRDYGLHDRAQAPADSIMGHAGGCPVSHA
- a CDS encoding glutamine amidotransferase → MKKAIALRHIHFEDLGTLHAELADHGYEVQYVDPTVGPLDTLDLARADLLVVLGGPIGAYDEALYPFVAQELALVRRWLDGGKPLLGICLGAQLIARALGARVYPLGVKEIGFSPLTLSDAGLASPLARLDGVPVLHWHGDQFDIPEGAVHLASTPIGANQAFSVGTQVLGLQFHLEADAARLERWLVGHACELGAAGVDPRTLRADAQKYGGLLALAAHGVLAGWLANLAGRR
- a CDS encoding 2Fe-2S iron-sulfur cluster-binding protein: MSTVIQARCEAVQTQAGGVRVYTLRALDAPAPFLDSLRPGRHAALQHPDASGLVQERLYSITRQGEGGLFEIAVKSSGRGSVSDHMHAVLGEGCVLPVNHVSGEITADLLLGLDSLAMLAGGIGLTLPLALLRELERLERGGRRVPRTTLLLCFPRIGDIPFLEELRQLAASADWFELRIHITREDIAAHGPFVPGRPSQDCLRALGEPQAVVICGGHAFAQTFREHARACFPGAIQHIEAFTPPAAAAVQAGEAPQACRLEIAHSGQIIEARSGQSLLEILEGVGVAIRSQCRAGICGSCRIRVRGGSSRLEADFCLSDKEKDAGYALACCTFPTSGHISIDLKPGA
- a CDS encoding AurF N-oxygenase family protein; its protein translation is MKPNVSETDDAVRDALKKLSMLWKTRAAVNQDLPDYCGLAFDPARKDFTASLLPFRDHQAWREAPQDLKDRCLSYAWGIYNLKTIYIECNVVTPACEDIIKTPPPSANRALLQDVMSQALLDEALHTRMSIMACNYIYEMRGLPPLEYSDFNLVGWRNGVLAQCGAEWERRLARFAIACASETLITDYLKTMAEDRSIQPICHEVTRTHAVDEWSHSSVFSSVATDIVQGLSNRERSYLRSIILKTVQMFANNELGAWSTVFSMVGLPGARDILHDVGDSNEIGVYTDSVQALIDRIGLAGRNLGGDVALVSSVYEGMRA